A stretch of the Balearica regulorum gibbericeps isolate bBalReg1 chromosome 25, bBalReg1.pri, whole genome shotgun sequence genome encodes the following:
- the LOC104631424 gene encoding polymeric immunoglobulin receptor: MELRALLLLPLCFPGHPAQTPDAKERRSEGSTLCIQCPYTEQDHYRRQKAWLRVRDDKREVLVETTNPSQYPYTTRATKGKVTIEDQHTYGTVVITMTNLQAEDSGTYSCSSLSYNNSYVPLKTISLNVFKGHPAQTPDAKERRSEGSTLCIQCPYTEQDRYWRQKAWLRVRDDKREVLVKTTNPGQYLYTTRATKGKVTIEDNAFCRTVVITMTNLQAEDSGTYSCALLSNDYGYRQLKTISLNVFKVLHRWELDSLSVQCPYSTLGHSTETKVWCRRQGQTGCKAAVRTDYPSTRRNSKALEGRTLIQDDTQNRIITITMKKLQAQDSSMYACEFYRRSRPTHIMEVQLSVSKRTQQYSAKELGNVSVQCLYNATDYGAVSKAWCKEEDGKPCTILAYTNWSTSRTPQQGRVTMQDNTQQGIVTVTMEKLQAQDSGVYWCALYEHNHLFRMVEVTLNISDALDETTLSGTAGTSPTTLSGNTTALSSNVNTIILISGVLSILFILALISSVTLCVRRRKQLKRRGTRQEEDIYEKPEDIAQLDGTERIEGPNDDSKDLKYVTLNFKSRLSSEDPLYCNVEPSQAHRKAEDENVEYAVIALKQLSTNDKG, translated from the exons ATGGAGCTCAGagccctcctcctgctgccgcTCTGCTTCCCAG GCCACCCAGCCCAAACCCCAGATGCCAAGGAGAGACGATCGGAAGGAAGCACTCTGTGTATCCAGTGTCCTTACACTGAACAGGATCACTACAGGCGGCAGAAAGCCTGGCTCCGTGTGAGAGATGACAAACGTGAGGTCTTAGTGGAGACGACCAACCCAAGTCAATACCCATACACAACCCGCGCCACAAAGGGAAAAGTTACAATAGAGGACCAGCACACATATGGGACTGTGGTCATCACCATGACCAACCTCCAGGCAGAAGACTCGGGCACATACTcctgttcttccctttcctaCAATAACAGCTATGTTCCACTAAAGACGATCTCTCTGAACGTTTTCAAGG GCCACCCAGCCCAAACCCCAGATGCCAAGGAGAGACGATCGGAAGGAAGCACTCTGTGTATCCAGTGTCCTTACACTGAACAGGATCGCTACTGGCGGCAGAAAGCCTGGCTCCGTGTGAGAGATGACAAACGTGAGGTCTTAGTGAAGACAACCAACCCAGGTCAATACCTATACACAACCCGTGCCACAAAGGGAAAAGTTACAATAGAGGACAATGCCTTCTGTAGGACCGTGGTCATCACCATGACCAACCTCCAGGCAGAAGACTCGGGCACATACTCCTGTGCTTTACTTTCCAATGATTACGGGTATCGTCAACTAAAGACGATCTCTCTGAACGTTTTCAAGG TGTTGCACAGGTGGGAGTTGGACAGTCTCTCTGTGCAGTGCCCGTACAGCACCCTGGGGCACAGCACGGAGACCAAAGTCTGGTGTCGAAGACAAGGTCAGACTGGGTGTAAAGCTGCAGTGAGGACAGATTACCCTTCAACACGGCGCAATAGCAAAGCTCTGGAAGGCAGAACATTGATCCAGGATGACACCCAGAACAGGATTATCACCATTACCATGAAGAAGCTGCAGGCCCAGGACAGCAGCATGTACGCATGTGAGTTCTACAGACGCTCTCGTCCCACCCACATAATGGAAGTCCAGCTCTCTGTGTCCAAGA GGACCCAGCAATACTCAGCCAAGGAATTGGGAAATGTCTCTGTCCAGTGTCTATACAACGCCACGGACTATGGGGCTGTAAGCAAAGCCTGGTGCAAAGAGGAAGATGGGAAACCATGTACCATACTGGCCTACACAAATTGGAGTACTTCAAGGACACCTCAGCAAGGCAGAGTGACAATGCAGGACAACACCCAGCAGGGGATTGTCACCGTCACCATGGAGAAGCTGCAGGCACAGGATTCCGGCGTGTACTGGTGTGCGCTTTATGAGCACAATCATCTTTTCCGAATGGTGGAGGTTACGCTCAATATTTCTGACG CACTGGATGAAACAACTTTGTCAGGTACTGCAGGCACAAGTCCAACAACCCTTTCTGGCAACACCACAGCACTGAG CTCAAATGTAAATACCATCATCCTAATCTCTGGAGTCCTGAGCATTCTGTTCATCCTGGCGCTCATCAGCTCAGTAACACTGTGCGTCAGGCGACGCAAGCAGCTGAAGAGAAGAG GTACCAGACAAGAAGAGGACATCTATGAGAAACCAGAGGACATAGCACAG cTTGATGGCACTGAAAGAATAGAAGGTCCCAATGATGACAGCAAAGACCTCAAATATGTTACCCTGAACTTTAAATCCCGACTCAGCTCTGAGGATCCTCTCTACTGTAATGTTGAACCAAGTCAGGCTCACAGGAAAGCCGAAGATGAAAATGTGGAATATGCTGTCATTGCACTCAAGCAGTTATCAACAAATGACAAAGGATGA